The nucleotide sequence ACATTCCGATGGGACCTGACGCGAACTACACCATCTTTACGAAGAACGGCGTCGAGGCGGCCGCCTGCTACGGCGCGATGCCGGGCATGACCGAGAAGGGGATGCCGCCGTTCTGGATGTCGTACGTGGCGACTGACAACACCGACGAGACGGCGAAGAAGGTGAAGGCCGCGGGCGGCCAGGTTCACAAGGAGCCCTTCGACGTGCCGGGCACCGGCCGCATGGCGGTGCTGGTGGATCCGACCGGTGCTTCGTTCTGCTGCTGGCAGGCGGGTCCGAGCATCGGCATCGGCGTGTTCGGAGAGTCGAGCTCGCTGGTGTGGACGGAGCTGGTCACCACCGACCCCGAACAGGCGAAGAAGTTCTACGGCAGTGTGTTCGGCTGGAGCAGCACGCTGTTCCCATCGCCGCCCGGCGGACCGGAGTACACGATCTATGCGCAGCCCGGACACGAGAACGGCGTCGGCGGCATGATGAAACTGCCGGCCGAGATGGCGGGCGTGCCGTCGCACTGGGGGATCTACTACGCGGTGGACGATGTCGACGCGACGGTCGCGAAGGCGGTATCGCTCGGCGGCAAGGTGATGCATGCGGCGCTGGACATGCCGGGCGTCGGTCGCATGGCGTGGCTCGCGGATCCCGCCGGGGCCAATTTCGCGGTAATGAAGCCGAATCCGACTGGTTAGCGCTGGATTTGCAGTGTCGCTGGCACGACGATCGGAGGGACAGGGCGGTTGCGCGCCCCGCCTCTCCGAGTTCTTGTCTCGGGAGTCGCGGCTCGGTTCTCGATCAACGCCGTCAGCGCAGTCTGAGCCGCCTCCGCAAGCACAGTGCAACGTGGGTCGCCAATCGCAAGACGCTACGCGGCGGAATGGCGTTCGAGGCGTTCAAAACGCTGGGCTGTGGCCCAAATCAAGGCTAGACTTTTGGCGGCTACCTCCCTCGTGAGAGGCGTGCAATGCGGCGACTCACCTTGATTTGCTTCCTCACTGCTCTCGCACTCTTGGCCGGTTTGCAGCTCACCGCCTTCGAGTCTGCCGCGGCGTGGCCTTCGGGTGGACTGCTGCTCTCGGACTCCACAGCCGGCAATGATGCTGTGAATCCGCGCGCTTGCAGGGCGGCTAGTTCGGGCTCGGTTCTTGTCGTGTGGGACGAGGCCAGATTCCTGGGCAGCGACACATGGAACACCGAGATTCGAATCCAGCGCGTGCAGTCGAATGGCACGATTGCAACAGGCTG is from Candidatus Eisenbacteria bacterium and encodes:
- a CDS encoding VOC family protein, whose amino-acid sequence is MQTQTRHAAGTFCWPELYTSDQNGAKKFYGALFGWEIRDIPMGPDANYTIFTKNGVEAAACYGAMPGMTEKGMPPFWMSYVATDNTDETAKKVKAAGGQVHKEPFDVPGTGRMAVLVDPTGASFCCWQAGPSIGIGVFGESSSLVWTELVTTDPEQAKKFYGSVFGWSSTLFPSPPGGPEYTIYAQPGHENGVGGMMKLPAEMAGVPSHWGIYYAVDDVDATVAKAVSLGGKVMHAALDMPGVGRMAWLADPAGANFAVMKPNPTG